A window of the Lactuca sativa cultivar Salinas chromosome 5, Lsat_Salinas_v11, whole genome shotgun sequence genome harbors these coding sequences:
- the LOC128126382 gene encoding ATP synthase subunit a, chloroplastic-like — MNVLSCSINTLNGLYDISGVEVGQHFYWKIGGFQVHDQVLITSWVVIAILLASATLAVRNPQTIPTSGQNFFEYVLEFIRDVSKTQIGEEYGPWVPFIGTMFLFIFVSNWSGALLPWKIIQLPHGELAAPTNDINTTVALALLTSVAYFYAGLSKKGLGYFGKYIQPTPILLPINILEDFTKPLSLSFRLFGNILADELVVVVLVSLVPSVVPIPVMFLGLFTSGIQALIFATLAAAYIGESMEGHH; from the coding sequence ATGAATGTTCTATCATGTTCCATCAACACACTAAATGGGTTATACGATATATCCGGTGTGGAAGTAGGCCAACATTTTTATTGGAAAATCGGGGGTTTCCAAGTCCACGACCAAGTACTTATTACTTCTTGGGTTGTAATTGCTATCTTATTAGCTTCAGCCACTCTAGCCGTTCGGAACCCACAAACCATTCCGACCAGCGGTCAGAATTTCTTCGAATATGTCCTTGAATTTATTCGAGATGTGAGTAAAACTCAAATTGGAGAAGAATATGGTCCTTGGGTTCCTTTTATTGGAActatgtttctatttatttttgtttctaattgGTCAGGCGCCCTTTTACCTTGGAAAATCATACAATTACCTCATGGGGAGTTAGCCGCCCCCACGAATGATATAAATACTACTGTTGCTTTGGCTTTACTCACATCAGTGGCATATTTCTATGCGGGTCTTAGCAAAAAAGGATTAGGTTATTTCGGTAAATATATTCAACCAACTCCAATTCTTTTACCTATTAACATCTTAGAAGATTTCACAAAGCCCCTATCACTTAGTTTTCGACTTTTCGGAAATATATTAGCCGATGAATTAGTAGTTGTTGTTCTTGTTTCTTTAGTACCTTCAGTGGTTCCTATCCCTGTCATGTTCCTTGGATTATTTACAAGTGGTATTCAAGCTCTTATTTTTGCAACTTTAGCTGCGGCTTATATAGGTGAATCCATGGAGGGCCA